The following proteins are co-located in the Hevea brasiliensis isolate MT/VB/25A 57/8 chromosome 11, ASM3005281v1, whole genome shotgun sequence genome:
- the LOC110662948 gene encoding deSI-like protein At4g17486, with product MLCRMVLLPRKKKTGTVPVYLNVYDLTPINGYAYWLGLGIYHSGVQVHGVEYGFGAHDHPSTGIFEVEPRQCPGFTFRKSILIGRTDLGPKEVRSFMEKLAQDYSGNSYHLITKNCNHFCNDVCIKLTGKTIPRWVNRLARLGFLCNCVLPAELNETKVRQVRSQTNVKAGDKKKLRSRSSRLLSTSNAVSSPSLTPC from the exons ATGTTGTGTAGGATGGTACTGCTGCCCCGGAAGAAGAAGACCGGTACGGTGCCGGTTTACTTGAATGTCTATGATTTGACTCCCATTAATGGCTATGCTTACTGGCTTGGCCTCGGGATTTACCATTCTGGTGTGCAAG TTCATGgtgtggaatatggttttggtgcaCACGACCACCCAAGCACAGGTATCTTTGAGGTTGAACCAAGGCAATGCCCTGGTTTCACTTTCAGAAAATCAATATTGATTGGAAGAACCGATCTTGGTCCCAAAGAAGTTCGTTCGTTCATGGAGAAGCTAGCTCAAGACTATTCTGGGAACAGTTACCATCTTATCACCAAGAACTGTAACCACTTCTGCAATGATGTGTGTATCAAGTTGACTGGGAAAACAATCCCTCGTTGGGTTAATCGTCTTGCTCGTTTAG GTTTTCTTTGCAACTGTGTACTGCCGGCAGAATTGAATGAAACTAAGGTTCGCCAAGTTAGATCACAAACTAATGTGAAAGCGGGAGATAAGAAGAAACTAAGAAGCCGTTCAAGTAGGTTATTATCTACTTCCAATGCGGTATCTTCTCCTTCATTGACGCCTTGTTAA
- the LOC110662949 gene encoding uncharacterized protein LOC110662949, which yields MSHHSSPFPSCFRPSPTTPSTDKRLPPPSPPPLPPPPPTTSGNPNLVTCLYQTELGLFSLTWSRTFLGHSLHLDLHPADSTNCSPLYLSKPPSLSTLSFHLHIKPFIFWKRHGSKKLHNVNQEANASRAPRIQIFWDLSRAKFGSGPEPQSGFYIAVVVDREIVLLVGDLTKQACAKTRAKRPERTQALVLRREHVYGNRVYSTKARFGGKNRDISIDCTVNSDARLCFSVDNKRVLQIKRLKWKFRGNEKIEVDGVPIQVSWDVYNWLFEDVNGGHAVFMFRFETPDIKDEEEEQERETESSEVCGGQDGKNGVVPWQQNSCNSFGMSGIEWRKMRRSLMRTTRSSSSSSISMSSASSGGGSSSIMEWASTEENELSAPVGFSLLVYAWRK from the coding sequence ATGTCCCACCACTCATCCCCCTTTCCCTCTTGCTTCCGCCCCTCTCCCACCACCCCTTCTACTGACAAACGCCTCCCTCCACCATCACCACCGCCGCTGCCGCCGCCGCCACCTACAACATCTGGCAATCCTAACCTCGTTACTTGCCTCTACCAAACGGAGCTTGGCCTCTTCTCTCTTACTTGGTCTCGTACCTTCCTTGGCCACTCTCTCCACCTGGATCTCCACCCTGCAGATAGCACCAACTGCTCTCCGTTATATCTCTCCAAACCACCTTCTCTTTCTACCCTGTCTTTCCACCTCCATATCAAGCCCTTCATTTTTTGGAAAAGACATGGATCCAAGAAATTACATAATGTCAACCAAGAAGCCAACGCCTCCAGAGCTCCAAGAATCCAAATCTTTTGGGATCTGTCTAGGGCCAAGTTCGGATCCGGCCCCGAACCCCAATCGGGTTTCTACATCGCTGTAGTTGTTGACCGAGAAATTGTCCTTCTTGTTGGCGATTTGACCAAACAAGCTTGTGCAAAGACTAGAGCTAAACGGCCAGAGAGAACCCAAGCTCTTGTTCTTAGGAGAGAGCATGTGTATGGCAACAGGGTATACTCCACGAAAGCCAGATTTGGAGGCAAAAACAGAGATATTTCAATAGACTGCACGGTGAATAGTGACGCAAGATTGTGTTTTAGCGTTGACAACAAGAGAGTTTTGCAGATAAAGCGTTTGAAGTGGAAATTTAGAGGAAACGAGAAGATTGAAGTAGATGGGGTACCTATACAGGTCTCATGGGACGTCTACAATTGGCTGTTTGAGGATGTAAACGGTGGCCATGCAGTGTTCATGTTCCGATTCGAGACTCCAGACATTAAAGacgaagaagaagaacaagaaagAGAAACTGAAAGTTCTGAAGTATGCGGTGGCCAAGATGGGAAAAACGGTGTAGTTCCATGGCAACAAAATTCCTGTAATAGTTTTGGAATGAGTGGAATAGAATGGAGGAAGATGAGAAGGAGCTTGATGAGGACGACAAGGAGCTCATCTTCGTCGTCGATTTCAATGTCATCGGCATCTTCAGGTGGCGGCTCTTCATCCATAATGGAATGGGCTAGCACCGAGGAGAACGAGCTGAGTGCCCCTGTTGGCTTCTCCCTACTAGTTTATGCCTGGAGAAAATGA